Proteins from one Nitrobacteraceae bacterium AZCC 2146 genomic window:
- a CDS encoding quercetin dioxygenase-like cupin family protein (product_source=COG1917; cath_funfam=2.60.120.10; cog=COG1917; pfam=PF07883; superfamily=51182), protein MATLEKGITPSGTGYGGTSWNILGQVYFPKAVTDSTFAFETNSDPGQFVPVHVHPTQEEFILVQEGILDLKLDGVWVRANAGDLVRLPRGIPHGYFNKSDKPARALFWVSPTQKLEALFKQLHNLSDVAEIVRISAEHEVNFLPPEANE, encoded by the coding sequence ATGGCGACGCTCGAAAAAGGCATCACCCCCAGCGGCACGGGCTATGGCGGCACCAGCTGGAATATTCTCGGCCAGGTGTATTTCCCCAAAGCGGTCACCGATTCCACCTTCGCCTTCGAAACCAACAGCGATCCCGGCCAGTTCGTCCCGGTGCATGTGCATCCCACCCAGGAAGAATTCATCCTGGTGCAGGAGGGCATTCTGGATCTGAAACTCGACGGCGTCTGGGTCCGCGCCAATGCCGGCGATCTCGTCAGGCTGCCGCGCGGCATTCCGCACGGCTACTTCAACAAGTCAGACAAGCCGGCGCGGGCCCTGTTCTGGGTGTCGCCGACGCAAAAGCTGGAAGCGCTGTTCAAGCAGTTGCACAATCTCAGCGACGTCGCCGAAATCGTCCGCATCTCCGCCGAGCATGAAGTGAACTTCCTGCCGCCGGAAGCGAACGAGTAG
- a CDS encoding branched-chain amino acid transport system ATP-binding protein (product_source=KO:K01996; cath_funfam=3.40.50.300; cog=COG0410; ko=KO:K01996; pfam=PF00005; smart=SM00382; superfamily=52540) produces MLNVSNLQAAYGAAKVLFDISLNIGAGEVVTLLGRNGMGKTTTINAIMGLIHPTGGAVTFDDQPLTGLPSYRIAQAGIGLVPEGRQIFPTLTVEENLIATAAVRRPPARWTLKDVYELFPRLKERRGNFGTQLSGGEQQMLAVGRALMTNPKLLILDEATEGLAPLIRLEIWNCLKKLKAEHQSILVIDKNVDALAAFADRHVIIEKGRVVWTGTSAELKGDPTIKDRFLHV; encoded by the coding sequence ATGCTCAACGTCTCCAATCTGCAGGCAGCCTATGGCGCGGCAAAAGTGCTGTTCGATATTTCATTGAATATCGGCGCCGGCGAGGTCGTCACCCTGCTCGGCCGCAACGGCATGGGCAAGACCACGACGATCAATGCCATCATGGGGCTGATCCATCCGACCGGCGGCGCTGTCACCTTCGATGACCAGCCACTCACTGGCCTGCCCTCCTATCGCATCGCGCAGGCGGGCATCGGACTGGTGCCGGAAGGCCGGCAGATTTTCCCGACGCTCACGGTGGAAGAAAACCTGATCGCCACCGCCGCGGTGCGCCGGCCGCCGGCGCGCTGGACGCTGAAAGACGTCTACGAGCTGTTTCCGCGGCTGAAGGAACGCCGCGGCAATTTCGGCACGCAACTGTCCGGCGGCGAACAGCAGATGCTGGCGGTCGGCCGCGCGCTGATGACCAATCCAAAGCTGCTGATCCTCGACGAGGCCACCGAAGGCCTCGCGCCGCTGATCCGGCTCGAGATCTGGAATTGCCTGAAGAAGCTCAAGGCCGAGCATCAGTCGATTCTGGTGATCGACAAGAACGTCGATGCGCTGGCTGCCTTCGCCGATCGCCACGTGATCATCGAAAAGGGCCGCGTGGTCTGGACCGGCACGTCGGCCGAACTCAAGGGCGATCCAACCATCAAGGATCGCTTTCTGCATGTGTAA
- a CDS encoding 3-hydroxybutyrate dehydrogenase (product_source=KO:K00019; cath_funfam=3.40.50.720; cog=COG1028; ko=KO:K00019; pfam=PF00106; superfamily=51735), with translation MSTLSGSHALVTGGGRGIGRAIAASLVQAGATVTIMGRNLATLDEVIAAGEGHHAIAADVSDQGALSAAVAEAAKRQPIDILVANAGAAESAPFGRSDAALFQRMMDVNFMGVVYAAQAVLPDMVARKRGRIVAIASTAGLKGYSYVSAYAAAKHAVIGLVRSLALEVAKSGVTVNAVCPGFTETDLLAGSIDNIMSKTGRSREQAVAELAKHNPQGRLVTPNEVADAVLWLCGAGASSITGQSIAVAGGEI, from the coding sequence ATGTCCACCCTGTCAGGCTCCCATGCGCTGGTCACCGGTGGCGGCCGCGGCATCGGCCGCGCCATCGCCGCGTCGCTGGTGCAGGCCGGCGCGACGGTGACGATCATGGGTCGCAATCTCGCCACGCTCGATGAAGTCATCGCCGCGGGTGAGGGGCATCACGCCATTGCTGCCGACGTTTCCGATCAGGGCGCTTTGTCGGCCGCGGTTGCGGAAGCCGCGAAGCGGCAGCCGATCGATATTCTGGTGGCCAATGCAGGTGCGGCTGAATCCGCGCCGTTCGGCCGCTCCGATGCCGCGCTGTTCCAACGCATGATGGATGTCAATTTCATGGGCGTGGTCTATGCGGCGCAGGCGGTGCTGCCCGACATGGTCGCCCGCAAGCGCGGTCGCATCGTCGCCATTGCATCGACCGCGGGGCTCAAGGGATACTCTTATGTCAGCGCCTACGCGGCTGCGAAGCACGCCGTCATTGGCCTGGTGCGCTCGCTGGCGCTGGAAGTGGCGAAGAGCGGTGTCACCGTGAATGCGGTTTGTCCGGGGTTTACCGAAACCGATTTGCTCGCCGGCAGCATCGACAACATCATGAGCAAGACCGGCCGCAGCCGTGAGCAGGCAGTGGCGGAACTGGCAAAACATAATCCGCAAGGGCGGCTCGTCACGCCAAACGAAGTTGCCGACGCGGTCTTGTGGCTGTGTGGCGCGGGCGCGAGCTCGATTACCGGCCAGAGCATCGCGGTGGCCGGCGGCGAGATTTGA
- a CDS encoding acyl-CoA dehydrogenase (product_source=KO:K00249; cath_funfam=1.10.540.10,1.20.140.10,2.40.110.10; cog=COG1960; ko=KO:K00249; pfam=PF00441,PF02770,PF02771; superfamily=47203,56645) has protein sequence MSDISFLSWPFFDDHHRKLATDLSHWAAATLPALVDHHDVDGSCKRLVRAMGDAGWLRVAVPASHGGLYPTFDVRALCLVRETLAYQSGLADFAFAMQGLGTGPISLFGSDELKARYLPRVAKGEAIAAFALSEPDAGSDVAAMTTTAVPDGPDHVRISGLKTWISNGGIADHYVVFVRTGEAGSRGISAFVVDADTPGLKIAERIDVIAPHPLATLQFEDCRVPVARRIGRDGEGFKVAMATLDVFRSTVGAAALGLGRRALDEALDRSVNRKMFGKTLGDLQLTQAGLAEMATGIDASALLVYRSAWTKDQGAPRITREAAMAKMFATEAAQNVIDRAVQIFGGLGVRNGVKVEELYREIRALRIYEGATEVQKVIIGRELIKTAQAAVS, from the coding sequence ATGTCCGATATATCATTTTTGTCCTGGCCATTTTTCGACGATCATCATCGCAAGCTGGCCACGGACCTGTCGCACTGGGCTGCTGCCACCTTGCCGGCTTTGGTCGACCATCACGATGTCGATGGATCATGCAAACGGCTGGTCCGGGCCATGGGAGACGCCGGATGGCTGCGCGTGGCAGTGCCTGCAAGCCATGGCGGGCTGTATCCGACATTCGACGTGCGTGCGCTTTGCCTGGTTCGTGAAACGCTGGCCTATCAAAGCGGCCTGGCGGACTTCGCCTTCGCGATGCAGGGACTTGGCACGGGCCCGATCAGCCTGTTCGGTTCGGATGAGTTGAAGGCGCGTTACTTGCCGCGCGTCGCCAAAGGCGAGGCGATCGCGGCCTTTGCCTTGTCGGAGCCCGATGCGGGGTCCGATGTCGCGGCGATGACCACCACCGCAGTGCCGGACGGTCCGGACCACGTCCGCATCTCCGGGCTCAAGACCTGGATTTCCAACGGCGGCATCGCCGACCATTACGTTGTGTTCGTTCGTACCGGCGAGGCCGGCAGCCGTGGTATCAGCGCCTTCGTCGTGGATGCAGACACGCCCGGTCTCAAGATCGCGGAGCGCATCGACGTGATCGCACCGCATCCCCTCGCGACATTGCAATTCGAGGATTGCCGCGTGCCAGTTGCCCGCCGCATTGGTCGCGACGGCGAGGGCTTCAAGGTGGCGATGGCGACGCTCGACGTGTTTCGCTCGACTGTCGGCGCGGCGGCCCTGGGGCTTGGCCGGCGCGCCCTCGACGAAGCGCTCGATCGCTCCGTCAATCGCAAGATGTTCGGCAAGACCCTCGGCGACCTTCAACTCACGCAAGCCGGGCTTGCCGAAATGGCAACGGGTATCGATGCGTCGGCGCTGCTGGTCTATCGCTCCGCGTGGACGAAGGACCAGGGCGCCCCGCGCATTACGCGAGAGGCGGCCATGGCCAAGATGTTTGCGACGGAAGCAGCGCAGAATGTCATCGACCGGGCCGTCCAGATATTCGGCGGGCTGGGCGTCCGGAACGGCGTCAAGGTCGAAGAGCTTTACCGCGAAATCCGCGCATTGCGGATCTACGAAGGCGCGACCGAGGTGCAGAAGGTCATCATCGGCCGCGAACTGATCAAGACCGCGCAGGCGGCTGTCTCATAA
- a CDS encoding anthraniloyl-CoA monooxygenase (product_source=KO:K09461; cath_funfam=3.20.20.70,3.50.50.60; cog=COG0654,COG1902; ko=KO:K09461; pfam=PF00724,PF01494; superfamily=51395,51905): MKIAIIGGGPAGLYSAILLKKQRPQADITVYERNRPDDTFGFGVVFSDATLDNFEKYDLPSYRRITQEFAYWDDIAVHFRGTVHRVGGNGFCGCSRRTLLMILQERARELGVHLMFEADVDDESRFADADLIVLADGINSHFRNKYIEHFEPEVDLRSNKFTWMGSTRPLDAFTFLFEETEWGPFIAHAYQYEAGRSTWIFETDPETFKRAGLEGLSEQESADRMAEIFGWFLEGHKLLINRSMWRNFPMIRNKRWVKDNMVLLGDAKATAHFSIGSGTKLAMEDAIALYESMARAPTVDAALLDYEHGRREETEKIQHSADVSLVWFEHVDRFWDFDPVQFAFGVMTRAKAITYDNLTLRAPEFVREVDKAFAQQVRAKGFDVDVDKPAAPMFQPLKLREMTLANRAVVSPMCMYSAKEGVPGDFHLVHYGSRAIGGAGLVFTEMVCVGRDARITPGCAGLWTDKQQAAWKRIVDFVHENSAAKICLQLGHAGRKGATKLMWDGMDRPLAEGGWDVLSASPIPYYPDSQVPREIDRAAMDAVKAEFVAAVMRGDACGFDMLELHSAHGYLLASFISPLTNKRTDEYGGVLANRLRFPLEVFEAMRAAWPSHKPMSVRISATDWAEGGITGDDAVKIARAFAELGVDLVDISTGQTVRDAQPIYGRMFQTPFSEQVRNEGRVATMCVGNITTADQVNTILAAGRADLVALGRPHLVDPSFTLKAAAWYGAKDAYCPPQYMPGKEQIFRNSIRDRQDFDDLKIKAKPKTRAELRAEATKPLAAE; the protein is encoded by the coding sequence ATGAAGATCGCGATCATCGGTGGCGGACCCGCGGGGCTGTATTCCGCGATCCTGCTGAAGAAGCAGCGGCCGCAGGCTGACATCACCGTCTACGAGCGCAACCGGCCGGACGATACCTTCGGCTTCGGCGTGGTGTTCTCCGACGCCACCCTCGACAACTTCGAAAAATACGACCTGCCGAGCTACCGGCGCATCACCCAGGAATTCGCTTACTGGGACGACATCGCCGTGCATTTCCGCGGCACCGTACACCGCGTCGGCGGCAATGGTTTCTGCGGCTGCTCGCGCCGCACGCTGCTGATGATCCTGCAGGAGCGCGCCCGCGAACTCGGCGTCCATCTGATGTTTGAAGCCGACGTCGACGACGAGAGCCGCTTCGCCGATGCCGATCTGATCGTGCTGGCCGACGGCATCAACAGTCACTTCCGCAACAAGTACATCGAGCACTTCGAGCCCGAAGTCGACCTGCGCTCCAACAAGTTCACCTGGATGGGCTCGACCCGGCCGCTCGACGCCTTCACCTTCCTGTTCGAGGAAACCGAGTGGGGCCCGTTCATCGCCCACGCCTATCAGTATGAAGCGGGACGTTCGACCTGGATCTTCGAGACCGACCCGGAGACCTTCAAGCGCGCCGGGCTGGAAGGTCTGAGCGAGCAGGAATCCGCCGATCGCATGGCGGAAATTTTTGGTTGGTTCCTCGAGGGCCACAAGCTGCTGATCAATCGTTCGATGTGGCGCAATTTCCCGATGATCCGCAACAAGCGCTGGGTCAAGGACAACATGGTGCTGCTCGGCGACGCCAAGGCGACGGCGCATTTCTCGATCGGCTCCGGCACCAAGCTGGCGATGGAAGATGCCATCGCGCTGTACGAGTCGATGGCGCGCGCCCCGACGGTGGACGCCGCGCTGCTGGACTACGAGCACGGCCGCCGCGAGGAGACCGAGAAGATCCAGCACTCCGCCGATGTCTCGCTGGTCTGGTTCGAGCACGTCGATAGGTTCTGGGATTTCGACCCCGTGCAGTTCGCCTTCGGCGTCATGACGCGAGCAAAAGCCATCACCTACGACAACCTCACTTTGCGCGCGCCGGAGTTCGTGCGCGAAGTCGACAAGGCCTTTGCGCAGCAGGTCCGCGCCAAGGGATTTGATGTCGATGTCGACAAGCCGGCGGCGCCGATGTTCCAGCCGCTGAAACTGCGCGAAATGACGCTGGCGAACCGCGCGGTGGTGTCGCCGATGTGCATGTATTCGGCGAAAGAGGGCGTGCCCGGCGATTTCCATCTGGTGCATTACGGCTCGCGCGCCATCGGCGGCGCGGGACTGGTGTTCACCGAAATGGTCTGTGTCGGCCGCGACGCTCGTATCACGCCCGGCTGCGCCGGCCTGTGGACCGACAAGCAGCAAGCCGCGTGGAAGCGCATCGTCGATTTCGTGCATGAGAATTCGGCAGCAAAGATTTGTTTGCAGCTCGGCCATGCAGGCCGCAAGGGCGCTACCAAGCTGATGTGGGATGGTATGGACCGTCCGCTGGCCGAGGGCGGCTGGGATGTGCTGTCGGCCTCGCCGATTCCCTATTATCCGGACAGCCAGGTGCCGCGCGAAATAGACCGCGCCGCGATGGATGCCGTGAAGGCCGAGTTCGTCGCCGCCGTCATGCGCGGCGATGCCTGCGGCTTCGACATGCTGGAGCTGCACTCGGCCCACGGTTATCTGCTCGCCAGCTTCATCTCGCCGCTGACCAACAAGCGCACAGATGAATATGGCGGCGTGCTTGCCAATCGGCTGCGCTTCCCGCTGGAAGTGTTCGAGGCGATGCGCGCGGCGTGGCCGTCGCACAAGCCGATGTCGGTGCGCATCTCCGCCACCGATTGGGCCGAGGGCGGCATCACCGGCGATGATGCGGTGAAGATAGCGCGCGCCTTTGCTGAACTGGGCGTCGATCTCGTCGATATCTCCACCGGCCAAACCGTGCGTGATGCGCAGCCGATCTACGGCCGCATGTTCCAGACGCCGTTCTCCGAACAGGTCCGCAACGAAGGCCGCGTCGCCACCATGTGCGTCGGCAACATCACCACGGCCGATCAGGTCAACACAATCCTGGCCGCCGGCCGCGCCGATCTCGTCGCGCTCGGCCGCCCGCATCTGGTCGATCCGTCCTTTACGCTGAAGGCCGCGGCCTGGTATGGCGCGAAAGACGCCTATTGCCCGCCGCAATACATGCCCGGCAAGGAGCAGATCTTCCGCAACAGCATCCGCGACCGGCAGGATTTCGACGACCTGAAAATTAAGGCTAAGCCGAAGACCCGTGCCGAGTTGCGCGCCGAGGCCACGAAGCCGCTTGCGGCGGAATAG
- a CDS encoding quercetin dioxygenase-like cupin family protein (product_source=COG1917; cath_funfam=2.60.120.10; cog=COG1917; pfam=PF07883; superfamily=51182) — MKTEIAGITRANEGMQGISWNILGQTYVPKNCTEDSFSWHATFPPGTFVPPHIHPDQDEYLYILEGKLDFMLAGSDAQATPGDLVRLARGIPHGIFNKSDQSAKVLFWVSPSRRLYDLFWGIHNMKNQNPADVVALAAEYNIHFLPPPPGA, encoded by the coding sequence ATGAAAACAGAGATCGCCGGCATCACCCGGGCCAATGAAGGCATGCAGGGAATTTCCTGGAATATTCTGGGCCAGACCTATGTGCCGAAAAACTGCACCGAGGATTCGTTCTCGTGGCACGCGACGTTTCCGCCCGGCACCTTCGTGCCGCCGCACATCCATCCCGACCAGGACGAGTATCTCTACATCCTCGAAGGCAAGCTCGACTTCATGCTGGCCGGCTCCGATGCCCAGGCGACGCCGGGCGATCTGGTGCGGCTGGCGCGCGGTATTCCGCACGGCATCTTCAACAAGTCGGATCAGTCCGCGAAAGTCTTGTTCTGGGTGTCGCCGAGCCGCCGGCTCTACGATCTGTTCTGGGGCATCCACAACATGAAGAACCAGAATCCCGCCGACGTCGTGGCACTCGCCGCCGAATACAACATCCACTTCCTGCCGCCGCCTCCGGGCGCGTGA
- a CDS encoding 2-polyprenyl-6-methoxyphenol hydroxylase-like FAD-dependent oxidoreductase (product_source=COG0654; cath_funfam=3.50.50.60; cog=COG0654; ko=KO:K20940; pfam=PF01494; superfamily=51905) has translation MKAIIVGGGIGGLTTALMLRARGIGCELYEQSETIRELGVGINTLPHAIRELAGLGLLDRLDAIAIRTDELHYLNRHGQEVWRESRGVNAGHDVPQFSIHRGRLQSVIHKAVEERLGVDAIHTGRRLGAFTQDEGGVTAHFFDRSGAHVETARGDILIGADGIHSKVRSTLFPEEGPPCWNGLMLWRGARDWPMFLTGNSMIVAGGLNAKVVVYPIAEGSSPSSRLTNWAVLVKVGDANQPPPRREDWSRPGKREDLMPHVARFSVPHVDVPALITATPEFYEYPTCDRDPLPYWSSGRVTLLGDAAHPMYPVGSNGASQAILDARALADALAYAEHPRHALVAYEKKRLPMTAEIVRSNRRGGPEGVIDAVEQLAPDGFDNVDHVLGYAQREAIVRGYASKAGFAALPGLSVVGG, from the coding sequence ATGAAGGCGATCATCGTCGGGGGCGGAATCGGCGGCCTCACCACCGCATTGATGCTGCGGGCGCGGGGCATCGGCTGCGAGCTTTATGAGCAGTCGGAAACCATCCGCGAACTCGGCGTCGGCATCAACACGTTGCCGCATGCGATCCGCGAACTGGCCGGGCTCGGTCTCTTAGACAGGCTCGACGCTATCGCGATCCGTACCGACGAGTTGCACTATCTCAATCGCCACGGTCAGGAAGTCTGGCGTGAATCCCGCGGCGTCAATGCCGGCCATGATGTGCCGCAGTTCTCGATCCATCGCGGCCGGCTGCAGAGCGTGATTCACAAGGCCGTCGAGGAGCGCCTCGGCGTGGACGCAATCCATACCGGACGCCGTCTTGGTGCATTCACCCAGGACGAGGGCGGCGTCACCGCGCATTTCTTCGACCGCTCCGGCGCCCATGTGGAAACCGCGCGCGGCGACATTCTGATCGGCGCCGATGGCATTCACTCCAAGGTGCGCAGCACGCTGTTTCCCGAGGAAGGCCCGCCGTGCTGGAACGGGCTGATGTTGTGGCGCGGGGCCAGGGACTGGCCGATGTTCCTGACCGGCAACTCGATGATCGTCGCCGGCGGCCTGAACGCAAAAGTCGTGGTGTATCCGATCGCCGAGGGCTCCAGCCCGTCCAGCCGTCTCACCAACTGGGCGGTGCTCGTGAAGGTCGGCGATGCCAACCAGCCGCCGCCGCGCCGCGAGGACTGGTCGCGCCCCGGCAAGCGTGAGGATCTGATGCCGCATGTGGCCCGGTTCTCGGTGCCGCATGTCGATGTGCCCGCGTTGATCACGGCGACGCCTGAGTTTTACGAGTATCCGACCTGCGACCGCGATCCCTTGCCGTACTGGTCGAGCGGCCGCGTCACGCTGCTCGGCGACGCCGCGCATCCGATGTATCCGGTCGGCTCCAACGGCGCCTCACAGGCGATCCTGGATGCCCGCGCGCTGGCCGACGCGCTGGCCTATGCCGAACATCCGCGCCACGCGCTGGTAGCCTATGAGAAGAAGCGCCTGCCGATGACCGCGGAGATCGTCCGCTCCAACCGCCGTGGCGGCCCCGAAGGCGTCATCGACGCCGTCGAGCAGCTGGCGCCGGATGGTTTCGATAATGTCGATCACGTGCTCGGCTATGCCCAGCGCGAAGCCATCGTGCGCGGCTATGCCAGCAAGGCGGGCTTTGCGGCATTGCCGGGACTTTCGGTGGTCGGGGGATAG
- a CDS encoding branched-chain amino acid transport system ATP-binding protein (product_source=KO:K01995; cath_funfam=3.40.50.300; cog=COG0411; ko=KO:K01995; pfam=PF00005,PF12399; smart=SM00382; superfamily=52540), with the protein MSTAPLQLQNLCKNYGALRVTDDVSVNIEAGELHAIIGPNGAGKTTLIHQISGLAPSDSGRIIFDGQDVTKLPMSQRARLGLARSFQITSILPRFSALENVALAVQARSGSSFSFFGNAAAEPTLNDTAMALLARFGLAARASVPAGQMSHGEKRQLEIAIALAAQPKLLLLDEPLAGTSHDESQRLINTLQELRRELPIVLIEHDMDAVFALADRVSVLVYGRIIASGTPQSIRDNAEVRAAYLGEEAA; encoded by the coding sequence ATGAGCACCGCCCCGCTGCAGCTGCAGAACCTCTGCAAGAATTACGGCGCACTGCGCGTCACCGACGACGTCTCTGTCAATATCGAGGCCGGCGAGCTGCACGCCATCATCGGCCCTAACGGCGCCGGCAAGACCACGCTGATCCACCAGATCTCCGGCCTCGCGCCGTCCGACTCCGGCCGCATCATCTTCGATGGCCAGGACGTGACGAAGTTGCCGATGTCGCAACGCGCCCGGCTGGGGCTGGCACGCTCGTTCCAGATCACCTCGATCCTGCCGCGCTTCTCGGCTTTGGAAAATGTCGCGCTCGCCGTGCAGGCGCGCAGCGGCTCGAGCTTCTCTTTCTTCGGCAACGCCGCAGCGGAGCCCACGCTGAACGATACAGCGATGGCGCTGCTGGCGCGCTTCGGCCTTGCGGCGCGTGCAAGCGTGCCGGCCGGGCAGATGTCCCATGGCGAAAAGCGCCAGCTCGAAATCGCCATCGCGCTCGCCGCCCAACCAAAACTGCTGCTGCTCGACGAACCACTCGCCGGTACCAGCCACGACGAATCGCAGCGGTTGATCAACACCCTGCAGGAGTTGCGGCGCGAATTGCCGATCGTGCTGATCGAGCACGACATGGACGCAGTGTTCGCGCTGGCGGATCGCGTCTCCGTACTCGTCTATGGCCGTATCATCGCGTCCGGTACGCCACAGAGCATCCGCGACAACGCCGAAGTGCGAGCCGCTTATCTCGGCGAGGAGGCGGCCTGA
- a CDS encoding enoyl-CoA hydratase/carnithine racemase (product_source=COG1024; cath_funfam=1.10.12.10,3.90.226.10; cog=COG1024; pfam=PF00378; superfamily=52096): MNKFANPVTLPLIDYSPQHFLLAVVDGIATVTLNRPERKNPLTFQSYRELTDFFRACAMDDEVKTIVVTGAGGNFSSGGDVFEIIGPLVQMNTKDLTAFTRMTGDLVKAMRACPQPIVAAVEGICAGAGAIMAMASDLRLAATTAKVGFLFNKVGLAGCDMGACAILPRIIGQSRASELLYTGRFMTAEEGERWGFFSRIVAPEHVLSQAQLLAKQISEGPTFANTMTKRMLAMEWAMSVEEAIEAEAVAQALCMTTEDFARAFEAFSKKLKPQFQGN, translated from the coding sequence ATGAACAAATTCGCCAACCCCGTTACGCTGCCGCTGATCGACTATTCGCCGCAGCATTTTCTGCTCGCGGTGGTCGACGGCATCGCCACGGTGACGCTGAACCGGCCGGAGCGGAAAAATCCGCTGACTTTCCAGAGCTACCGCGAACTGACGGATTTCTTCCGCGCCTGTGCGATGGATGACGAGGTCAAGACTATCGTCGTCACCGGCGCCGGCGGTAATTTTTCGTCGGGCGGCGACGTGTTCGAGATCATCGGCCCGCTGGTGCAGATGAACACCAAAGACCTCACGGCCTTCACGCGGATGACCGGCGATCTCGTCAAGGCGATGCGCGCCTGCCCGCAACCGATCGTCGCAGCGGTGGAAGGCATCTGCGCCGGCGCCGGCGCGATCATGGCGATGGCATCCGATCTGCGGCTGGCGGCGACGACGGCCAAAGTCGGTTTCCTTTTTAATAAAGTCGGCCTCGCCGGCTGCGACATGGGGGCGTGTGCGATCCTGCCTCGCATCATCGGCCAGTCGCGCGCCTCGGAGCTGCTCTATACCGGCCGCTTCATGACCGCCGAGGAGGGGGAGCGCTGGGGTTTCTTCAGCCGCATCGTGGCGCCGGAACATGTGCTGAGCCAGGCGCAGCTCTTGGCAAAACAGATTTCCGAAGGCCCGACCTTCGCCAATACCATGACCAAGCGGATGCTGGCGATGGAATGGGCGATGTCGGTGGAGGAAGCGATCGAAGCCGAGGCCGTGGCCCAGGCGCTGTGCATGACTACCGAGGACTTTGCGCGGGCGTTCGAGGCGTTTTCGAAGAAGCTGAAGCCACAGTTTCAGGGGAATTGA